The Vibrio tasmaniensis genome includes a region encoding these proteins:
- a CDS encoding flavin reductase family protein — protein sequence MKAMTLSRQDINAMDQRERARLINSLSGFKSANLIGTCDKQGLENLSVVSSVIHLGSNPPLLGFIVRPAESRRHTLENILETQHFTINSIGAGFVRKAHQTSARYPKSISEFNAVGLTPYYDDVFPAPFVLESPLKIGLAFKEQITIESNQTQMLIGEVVTIHAPKRAVMPDGYLDLEALDLVTISGLDSYHVTQRLHRLSYAKPNKSLFPLTHEGNPTSWEAFEHNLTHFVR from the coding sequence ATGAAGGCAATGACCCTTTCAAGACAAGATATCAACGCAATGGACCAGCGTGAGCGCGCTCGCTTAATTAACTCCTTATCAGGGTTTAAAAGCGCAAACCTTATTGGCACTTGCGACAAACAAGGGCTAGAGAACCTTTCAGTGGTGAGCTCTGTGATTCATTTGGGGTCAAATCCACCTTTGCTTGGCTTCATCGTCCGACCTGCAGAAAGTCGCCGTCATACACTAGAAAATATCCTAGAAACTCAGCACTTCACCATCAACAGCATTGGTGCTGGGTTTGTTCGAAAAGCGCATCAAACTTCCGCTCGCTATCCCAAATCAATCTCAGAATTTAACGCGGTCGGACTCACGCCCTATTACGATGATGTGTTCCCTGCTCCGTTTGTCTTGGAAAGCCCTCTGAAAATAGGCTTAGCCTTCAAAGAGCAGATAACAATTGAAAGTAACCAAACTCAAATGTTAATTGGTGAAGTTGTTACGATTCACGCGCCAAAGCGTGCTGTGATGCCGGACGGCTACCTAGATTTAGAAGCGTTAGATTTAGTCACAATTTCAGGGCTAGACAGTTATCATGTCACGCAGAGGTTACATCGTTTAAGCTATGCCAAGCCAAATAAGTCGCTGTTTCCACTGACCCATGAAGGTAACCCAACCTCATGGGAGGCTTTCGAACACAATCTCACTCATTTTGTTCGGTAA
- a CDS encoding LysR family transcriptional regulator encodes MGGDFNMDIDALRGFLAFVETSSFTRAAKQINRTQSAFSAQMRKLEEELNVTLFQKEGRNLVLTEAGLALRSHAEQLVALHNTALKQVKRYEDKQPLRLGCPEDYNDTILPKVIRLLQKAEPTCSIQVFSLPSITLREWLDDGRLDAAIVTRSPDSEEGYWLTSDVGVWISSPDYVFDDSKPVPLALFQTDCKYHAAAVNGLTKQGTPYQLLACSNTASAQRAIVKAGLAIGAMGKLSVTSDLNILEDMPPLPSVDIVLILASKHHPVLDKEVLNQLVELDSN; translated from the coding sequence ATGGGTGGTGATTTCAATATGGATATTGATGCTTTGCGAGGCTTTCTCGCGTTTGTAGAAACCAGTAGCTTTACTCGTGCAGCGAAACAGATCAATCGCACCCAATCGGCATTCAGTGCGCAGATGCGCAAACTGGAAGAAGAACTCAACGTGACCCTTTTCCAGAAAGAAGGCCGTAATCTCGTGCTGACAGAGGCTGGCTTAGCGCTGCGTTCTCATGCGGAGCAGTTGGTCGCCCTCCACAATACCGCCCTCAAGCAAGTAAAGCGTTACGAAGACAAACAACCTTTAAGACTCGGTTGCCCTGAAGACTACAATGACACTATTCTGCCAAAAGTGATTCGCCTGTTGCAGAAAGCAGAACCCACCTGTTCTATTCAAGTATTCAGCCTGCCAAGCATTACGCTCAGAGAGTGGTTGGATGATGGCAGGCTTGATGCTGCAATTGTCACCCGATCGCCTGACAGTGAAGAGGGCTATTGGCTTACCAGTGATGTGGGAGTATGGATAAGCAGCCCAGACTATGTGTTCGATGATTCTAAACCCGTCCCACTAGCCTTGTTTCAGACCGATTGTAAGTATCACGCAGCGGCAGTGAATGGCCTAACTAAACAGGGTACGCCTTATCAGTTGTTGGCGTGCAGTAATACCGCTTCGGCGCAACGTGCCATTGTTAAAGCAGGTTTAGCGATTGGCGCGATGGGTAAGCTGAGTGTGACTTCTGATCTGAACATTCTGGAAGATATGCCACCACTGCCTTCGGTGGATATTGTGCTGATTTTAGCGAGCAAACATCACCCAGTGTTAGACAAAGAAGTGCTCAATCAACTTGTGGAGTTGGACTCCAATTAG
- a CDS encoding DUF4144 domain-containing protein — protein MISWPSLVKLDGDDELIYVASEHEFQAECSDMILGEDDCLIDSEGDSYSLQSSSNQLSLAKRADQYSVESVTKLIRNHEFQKAEVCLMKIHFLTIEEAIQSLAFEPR, from the coding sequence ATGATCAGTTGGCCATCTTTGGTAAAACTCGACGGCGATGATGAGCTTATTTACGTCGCGTCCGAACACGAATTTCAAGCAGAATGCTCAGACATGATCTTGGGCGAAGATGATTGTCTCATCGATTCAGAGGGCGACAGCTATTCGCTGCAATCGAGCTCAAACCAACTGTCTCTAGCGAAACGAGCAGACCAGTATTCAGTTGAAAGCGTAACCAAACTGATTCGAAATCACGAGTTCCAGAAGGCAGAAGTATGCCTAATGAAGATCCATTTCCTAACGATAGAAGAAGCGATTCAGTCGTTGGCTTTTGAGCCTCGTTAA
- a CDS encoding anaerobic C4-dicarboxylate transporter gives MLYFEFLFLLVVLYIGSRYGGIGLGVVSGIGLVIEVFVFKMPPTSPPVTVMLIILAVVTCASILEAAGGLKYMLQVAERVLRKNPKRVTLIAPFVTYSMTFLLGTGHAVYSIMPIIGDVALKNGIRPERPMAAASVASQLAITASPISAAVVYYLAQLSDIQHSITLLSILMVTVPATLFGTLLLSLYSLKRGKELTDDPEYQARLKDPEWKKRIESTTATSLDEVLPTSARNAVLIFLLSIVVIVIVAMVPEIRTIVDGDKPIKMSVIIQMMMLCFGGIILLATKTDPRDVPNGVVFKSGMVAAIAIFGIAWMSDTYFQYAMPQFKSGIVEMVTNYPWTFALALFIVSVVVNSQAATARMMLPVGLGLGLDPALLIGLMPAVYGYFFIPNYPSDIATVNFDVSGTTKIGKWYFNHSFMSVGLIGVVGACCLGYALAQIFIA, from the coding sequence ATGTTGTATTTTGAGTTTCTATTTTTACTTGTCGTTCTCTATATCGGTTCTCGATATGGCGGTATCGGCTTAGGTGTTGTTTCGGGAATTGGTTTGGTTATCGAGGTGTTTGTCTTCAAGATGCCACCAACGTCTCCACCTGTCACCGTAATGCTGATCATCCTCGCTGTTGTTACCTGTGCTTCTATTCTTGAAGCGGCGGGTGGCTTGAAATACATGTTGCAAGTCGCGGAAAGGGTACTGAGAAAGAACCCGAAACGCGTCACCTTGATAGCACCGTTTGTGACTTACTCGATGACATTCCTATTGGGTACTGGCCACGCGGTTTACTCAATCATGCCGATCATCGGCGATGTTGCACTAAAGAACGGTATTCGTCCTGAGCGCCCAATGGCGGCTGCATCGGTTGCGTCTCAGCTAGCAATTACGGCATCTCCAATTTCTGCGGCTGTGGTGTACTACCTCGCGCAGCTATCTGATATTCAACACTCCATCACTCTGCTTTCTATTTTGATGGTGACGGTTCCTGCAACGCTGTTCGGCACACTTTTGCTTTCTCTGTATAGCTTGAAACGCGGTAAAGAACTGACTGACGATCCTGAATATCAAGCGCGTCTAAAAGATCCTGAGTGGAAAAAGCGCATTGAAAGCACCACCGCGACCTCTTTGGATGAAGTGCTGCCAACTTCGGCTCGTAATGCAGTATTGATTTTCCTATTGTCGATTGTGGTGATTGTTATCGTGGCAATGGTGCCAGAGATCAGAACTATCGTAGACGGCGACAAACCAATCAAGATGTCGGTGATCATCCAAATGATGATGCTCTGTTTCGGCGGTATCATTTTACTGGCAACTAAAACCGACCCACGTGACGTGCCAAACGGCGTGGTATTCAAATCGGGTATGGTGGCAGCGATTGCTATTTTCGGTATCGCTTGGATGTCAGATACTTATTTCCAATACGCAATGCCTCAGTTTAAATCTGGCATCGTGGAAATGGTGACCAACTACCCATGGACGTTTGCATTAGCGCTATTCATTGTATCGGTTGTGGTGAACTCTCAAGCCGCGACTGCACGTATGATGCTACCGGTTGGCCTTGGCTTAGGATTAGATCCTGCACTGCTTATTGGCCTGATGCCAGCGGTTTACGGTTACTTCTTCATCCCGAACTATCCATCAGATATCGCAACAGTGAACTTCGATGTTTCTGGCACCACTAAGATTGGTAAGTGGTACTTCAACCACTCATTCATGTCGGTTGGTTTAATCGGTGTAGTCGGTGCATGCTGTTTAGGCTACGCACTGGCACAGATTTTTATCGCTTAA
- a CDS encoding helix-turn-helix domain-containing protein, producing MTIRINLDIMMAKRKMRLKTLAKEVGITEANLSVLKNDKAKAVRLSTLDKLCEVLECQPGDILEFEPNDHKDGVAAE from the coding sequence ATGACTATCCGCATTAATTTAGACATTATGATGGCCAAACGGAAAATGCGATTAAAGACATTGGCAAAAGAAGTTGGGATAACAGAAGCCAACTTGTCCGTATTAAAAAATGATAAAGCCAAAGCCGTAAGGCTATCGACGCTCGACAAGCTGTGTGAAGTTTTAGAGTGCCAACCTGGTGATATTTTAGAATTTGAACCGAATGATCATAAAGACGGCGTTGCGGCAGAATAG
- a CDS encoding HD domain-containing protein — protein MKEKLESQLLDFAKQEMTQDAAHDISHIKRVVKTAKSLCAQEQAKLEVVLPAAYLHDCFTFPKNHPDRAQSSQMAAEKAISFLKSIEYPASHLDEIHHAIVTHSYSANITPETLEAQIVQDADRLDSLGAIGIARCLYVGQSFNAELYKHEDPFAKQRDLDDKHYSVDHFYVKLFKLAETMNTESAKLEANKRTDYMRGFLEQLGSEV, from the coding sequence GTGAAGGAAAAACTTGAAAGCCAACTGCTTGATTTTGCAAAGCAAGAGATGACACAAGATGCCGCGCACGACATCAGCCACATCAAACGCGTAGTCAAAACCGCCAAATCTTTGTGTGCTCAAGAACAGGCTAAGCTTGAGGTCGTTCTACCCGCCGCTTACCTTCACGATTGCTTCACCTTTCCTAAGAATCACCCAGACAGAGCCCAAAGCTCGCAAATGGCGGCAGAGAAGGCGATCTCTTTCCTCAAATCTATCGAGTATCCCGCATCCCATCTCGACGAGATTCATCACGCGATTGTCACTCACAGTTACAGCGCCAACATCACACCAGAAACCTTGGAAGCTCAAATCGTTCAAGATGCAGATCGCCTAGATTCTCTCGGTGCGATTGGCATTGCACGCTGTCTGTACGTGGGTCAGAGCTTTAACGCAGAACTCTATAAACACGAAGACCCATTCGCGAAGCAGCGTGACTTGGATGACAAGCATTACAGTGTCGACCATTTCTACGTAAAGCTATTCAAGCTGGCGGAAACCATGAATACAGAATCCGCCAAGTTAGAGGCCAACAAGCGCACCGACTACATGCGTGGCTTTCTTGAGCAGCTGGGCTCGGAAGTTTAG
- a CDS encoding AGE family epimerase/isomerase encodes MLRATIALLSVTSLTVSANVTLPSGEDWINHASEGLAPYWLMPSAQGEPIGNFPTFRCDDGTLLDVSAVCPELNRGWITPHFGKEFTRMKSRQTYAYGVLYHLTGEKQALALAKQGAYYLIDQLEDKKNGGFIGYTKEGKAGQDWQQRTSQDQAYALVGLAMYYYLTQDKKVEEALIAQQAFIFDKYRLSDNSGLAWVLADGEDGSAKRRELVAQLDQINGYLLLVAPLLKEPVKAKWLDDLNWLTQAMIDHYHSEDEQRFYGAIHDKAAMMPNANHNDFGHTIKAYWMTYLTGHALKNSDWSEFSLDGMKHTLAQAQYQKDFANVSNYFGERLQKVWQGQDITGWQSRPYSQWASSWEWAELDQAAMTVSLIDGSMKDVLQYTLPTFHDVWVDHKYGGVGLEPKRTKAFHWGNGYHQFEHALIGYLYARQEEGKPAVLHYARPTNSKMPMEPYYYQGDVLKLENQSDGTQKVSFNNIRP; translated from the coding sequence ATGTTACGAGCAACCATCGCATTACTCAGTGTCACTAGCTTGACCGTATCTGCCAATGTCACCCTTCCCTCTGGAGAAGACTGGATCAATCATGCTTCTGAAGGGCTCGCACCTTACTGGCTTATGCCGAGCGCACAGGGAGAACCGATAGGCAATTTCCCTACTTTCCGCTGCGATGATGGTACCTTGCTCGATGTATCTGCTGTGTGTCCTGAATTGAACAGAGGCTGGATCACTCCCCACTTTGGCAAGGAGTTTACGCGTATGAAATCACGCCAAACTTATGCCTATGGCGTGCTCTATCACCTTACTGGAGAGAAACAAGCTTTAGCACTTGCCAAGCAAGGTGCCTACTACCTCATTGATCAACTAGAAGATAAGAAAAATGGTGGCTTTATTGGCTACACAAAAGAGGGAAAAGCGGGTCAAGATTGGCAGCAACGTACCTCTCAAGATCAAGCGTATGCGCTGGTTGGACTCGCGATGTACTACTACCTGACCCAAGACAAAAAGGTAGAAGAAGCACTCATCGCCCAACAAGCTTTTATCTTTGATAAATATCGACTTAGCGACAACAGCGGTCTTGCTTGGGTACTCGCCGACGGTGAAGATGGCAGTGCAAAACGACGTGAACTGGTCGCGCAACTTGATCAAATAAACGGCTACCTGTTGTTAGTCGCTCCTCTGCTCAAAGAGCCCGTCAAAGCCAAATGGCTTGATGACTTAAACTGGCTCACGCAAGCCATGATTGATCACTACCACTCTGAAGATGAACAACGCTTCTACGGTGCAATTCACGACAAAGCGGCAATGATGCCGAATGCCAATCACAATGATTTTGGGCACACCATTAAAGCGTATTGGATGACCTATCTAACTGGTCATGCATTAAAAAATTCCGATTGGTCTGAGTTTAGTTTAGACGGTATGAAACACACTTTGGCTCAGGCGCAATATCAAAAAGATTTTGCCAATGTATCTAACTATTTTGGCGAACGACTTCAGAAGGTGTGGCAAGGGCAAGATATCACGGGCTGGCAAAGCAGACCGTACAGCCAATGGGCGTCATCATGGGAATGGGCTGAGCTTGATCAAGCTGCGATGACGGTATCGCTTATCGATGGTTCAATGAAAGACGTACTACAATACACCCTGCCCACCTTTCATGATGTATGGGTAGATCATAAATACGGTGGCGTTGGGCTTGAGCCTAAGCGTACTAAAGCTTTCCATTGGGGCAATGGCTACCACCAATTTGAACATGCGCTGATTGGCTATTTATATGCTCGACAAGAGGAAGGTAAACCCGCTGTACTTCACTACGCAAGGCCAACCAACAGCAAGATGCCAATGGAACCTTATTACTATCAAGGAGATGTACTTAAATTAGAGAATCAGAGCGATGGAACGCAAAAGGTCAGTTTCAACAACATTCGACCTTAA
- a CDS encoding CLCA_X family protein, which produces MKLTHFKYKTRKGPDYRHGDQVSFMDIKQTFGMGSIRVGAWVTKEEKELAANLIFDSLADLAYILALPPEAIGLRGTLGLAFGSGGRKGVQAHYAPNQRELALAKNAGAGALAHEFWHAFDHYIAEKAFEIGDTSGPRKQILFASDCWLHDRKVRPHPLNESLMSVFDATLLSDNNLDKHDYVARSVIADKATSARYFSLPTEMMARAFEATIESCSDIENSYLVDGTTKPDMFPLYPDLKHRKEIYEALQGYFAPLGRSLSK; this is translated from the coding sequence TTGAAGTTAACCCACTTTAAATACAAAACGCGCAAAGGCCCAGACTACCGACATGGCGATCAGGTGTCATTCATGGACATCAAACAGACCTTCGGTATGGGCAGCATTCGTGTGGGCGCTTGGGTAACGAAAGAAGAGAAAGAGCTTGCTGCAAATCTGATATTCGACTCTTTAGCAGACTTGGCTTACATCTTGGCTCTGCCACCAGAAGCGATTGGTCTGCGCGGCACATTAGGCTTGGCGTTCGGCAGTGGTGGCAGAAAAGGCGTACAAGCACACTACGCACCAAATCAAAGAGAACTCGCTCTAGCTAAGAATGCCGGAGCTGGTGCGTTAGCGCATGAGTTTTGGCATGCGTTTGACCACTATATCGCGGAGAAAGCATTTGAGATTGGTGACACCTCCGGTCCTCGCAAGCAAATCTTGTTCGCCAGTGATTGTTGGTTACACGATAGAAAGGTGCGACCTCATCCATTAAATGAGAGTTTGATGTCTGTATTCGATGCCACACTACTCAGCGACAATAACCTAGACAAACACGACTACGTTGCACGCAGTGTCATTGCAGACAAGGCAACGTCGGCTCGTTACTTCTCACTACCAACAGAAATGATGGCGCGAGCCTTTGAAGCTACGATTGAATCCTGTTCAGATATCGAAAATTCTTACTTAGTCGATGGCACGACCAAGCCGGATATGTTCCCTCTCTATCCAGACCTCAAGCATCGCAAAGAGATTTATGAAGCGCTTCAAGGTTATTTCGCGCCGTTGGGTCGATCTCTAAGTAAGTAA
- a CDS encoding glutathione S-transferase family protein — protein MQLYIGNQNYSTWSLRAWLIFDNYNLNAEVIKLKLFTSDFYDTLASVTPTAKVPTLVDGDVAVWDSLAILEYVNEVYLDGAAWPKSVKERAHARAISAEMHSGFFAVRNEMPMNCRAQRKLALSEEALKDIARIDAIWSTQMEQYPEGWLFGEWSIADAMFAPLALRVETYGIKLSEKASQYQQRVLNSPSVQKWLAEASLETDVVEEDEAGEPV, from the coding sequence ATGCAGCTTTATATTGGAAACCAGAACTACTCAACTTGGTCATTGCGCGCATGGCTAATATTCGACAACTACAACCTCAATGCGGAAGTCATCAAGCTCAAGCTATTCACTTCTGATTTTTACGACACACTAGCTTCAGTGACACCAACAGCCAAAGTTCCAACCCTGGTTGACGGTGACGTTGCGGTGTGGGATTCACTGGCGATTCTCGAATACGTTAACGAAGTCTACTTGGACGGCGCAGCATGGCCTAAATCCGTGAAAGAACGCGCCCATGCCCGAGCGATTTCGGCAGAGATGCACTCTGGATTTTTTGCCGTAAGAAATGAAATGCCGATGAACTGCCGAGCTCAACGAAAGCTTGCTTTGAGTGAAGAAGCATTGAAAGACATCGCCCGTATTGATGCCATATGGTCGACGCAAATGGAGCAATATCCAGAAGGTTGGTTGTTTGGTGAATGGTCGATTGCCGATGCGATGTTTGCACCCCTTGCATTGCGCGTAGAAACCTATGGTATCAAACTTTCAGAGAAGGCATCACAGTATCAGCAACGTGTGCTCAACAGCCCATCAGTACAAAAATGGTTGGCAGAAGCGAGCTTAGAAACCGATGTGGTTGAAGAGGACGAGGCGGGAGAGCCGGTATAA
- a CDS encoding HAD family hydrolase has translation MNFQAAIFDMDGLLLDTERLCMQIFEEACHAQGVPFLQDVYLGIIGCNAKTIEQIFRNGYGEGLDYPALNTEWRTRYSAIVKHQAIPIKDGVIELLEWLKSNGIPIAVATSTQLDIAKKKLELAGLDSYFTSLSTGCEVTHGKPHPEIYLLAAERLGVAPETCLAFEDSNNGIRASMAANMISFQIPDLVEPCEEVKALGHTISPSLHDVLAKLQQAAA, from the coding sequence ATGAATTTTCAAGCTGCTATTTTTGATATGGATGGACTGTTACTCGACACCGAGCGACTTTGTATGCAGATTTTTGAAGAAGCATGTCACGCGCAAGGTGTTCCGTTCTTGCAAGATGTCTACTTAGGCATCATTGGTTGTAACGCAAAAACCATCGAACAGATTTTTAGAAATGGCTACGGCGAAGGGTTAGATTACCCAGCGCTGAACACCGAATGGCGCACTCGCTACAGTGCGATTGTTAAGCACCAGGCTATCCCAATAAAAGATGGCGTTATCGAACTTCTTGAATGGTTAAAATCAAACGGCATTCCAATTGCGGTGGCGACCTCCACTCAGCTAGATATCGCAAAGAAAAAGCTTGAGTTAGCAGGCCTAGATTCTTACTTCACCTCATTAAGCACCGGCTGCGAAGTGACTCACGGTAAGCCTCATCCAGAGATCTACTTGCTGGCGGCAGAACGCTTAGGTGTTGCCCCTGAAACCTGCCTAGCGTTTGAAGATTCGAACAACGGTATTCGCGCATCAATGGCAGCGAATATGATTAGCTTCCAGATCCCAGATTTGGTTGAGCCTTGCGAAGAAGTGAAAGCGCTTGGTCACACCATCAGCCCTTCTCTGCATGATGTGTTAGCAAAACTTCAACAAGCTGCAGCTTAG
- a CDS encoding DUF2975 domain-containing protein, with translation MSKIQKQSRRVRMLLQSFLALTPIMVCYFWLTVQTPYDFLSEMGIIQFSIEMDYFITSPLTVSPLTTTTRIIAMFTSLAMSSILMYALTVLIRLFRNYERGEIFSLENAMSYQKLGYSLFYWVLGSVIYGSLMSVILSFNNPPGDRIFEISFVGMDFLTLILGIIILIISWVMKEGYILADEHSQTI, from the coding sequence ATGTCTAAGATTCAAAAACAAAGTCGCCGTGTGCGAATGCTACTTCAGTCCTTTCTTGCACTCACTCCGATCATGGTGTGTTACTTCTGGCTAACAGTTCAAACACCCTATGACTTTCTTAGTGAGATGGGCATTATTCAGTTTTCCATCGAGATGGATTACTTTATAACCTCTCCACTCACAGTCTCTCCACTTACTACGACAACAAGAATCATCGCAATGTTCACCAGTTTGGCGATGTCGAGCATTCTTATGTATGCATTAACGGTTCTGATACGCCTATTCCGTAACTATGAGCGAGGTGAAATCTTCTCTTTAGAAAACGCAATGTCCTATCAGAAACTCGGATATAGCTTGTTTTATTGGGTATTAGGTTCAGTTATCTATGGTTCATTGATGTCAGTGATACTGTCGTTCAATAATCCACCAGGTGACCGTATCTTTGAGATTAGTTTTGTTGGTATGGACTTTTTAACACTGATATTAGGTATAATTATTTTGATCATCTCGTGGGTGATGAAAGAAGGTTATATTCTGGCTGACGAACACAGCCAAACCATTTAA